The following coding sequences lie in one Brevibacterium marinum genomic window:
- a CDS encoding helix-turn-helix domain-containing protein, giving the protein MNSQPRDDAEAPAGPPPREQIATAIRRERTRANLSLSEVARRAGIGKSTMSGLEAGTGNPSVETMWALAAALDIPLARLLDPPQHEVALLHAKDLPSLPSNTSNYAATLLSASPANARRDVYFIQAEPGQPRDSQPHPAGTVEHVILGQGAARIGVLGQSYELRVGDYLTYPGDRPHTFTALEPGTTVVFIVESS; this is encoded by the coding sequence ACGAGAGCAGATCGCGACCGCCATCAGACGGGAGCGCACGCGCGCGAACCTCTCGCTGTCCGAGGTCGCTCGTCGGGCGGGAATCGGAAAGTCGACCATGTCCGGACTGGAGGCAGGCACCGGCAATCCCAGCGTCGAGACGATGTGGGCCCTGGCTGCCGCACTCGACATCCCCCTGGCCCGACTGCTCGATCCCCCACAGCACGAGGTCGCACTCCTGCACGCGAAGGACCTGCCCAGTCTGCCGTCGAACACCTCGAACTATGCTGCGACTCTGCTCTCGGCGTCTCCGGCGAATGCCCGACGTGACGTCTACTTCATTCAAGCCGAGCCAGGCCAGCCGCGAGACTCGCAGCCGCACCCTGCCGGCACTGTCGAGCATGTGATTCTGGGACAGGGAGCGGCCCGCATCGGAGTGCTCGGGCAGTCATACGAGCTCCGCGTCGGCGACTATCTCACCTACCCGGGCGACCGGCCCCACACGTTCACGGCACTCGAGCCCGGGACGACTGTCGTGTTCATCGTCGAGAGCAGCTGA